One window from the genome of Anaerococcus sp. Marseille-Q7828 encodes:
- the murC gene encoding UDP-N-acetylmuramate--L-alanine ligase, whose amino-acid sequence MFEFNLNEHDFKKVHFIGIGGISMSGIASLLLNKGYEVSGSDRSLTEITKHLKDEGADIFIGQSKDNIKNPDLVVYTDAILDDNEEIIAARKLDIPVVSRGVFLGALMRNYENSIAVSGSHGKSTATSMISKILLNSKEDATILLGGELEEMKGNVHVGEQKYLVTEACEYKGNIRYYYPQTVIVLNIDEDHLDYYKNLEDIVDTFKCYLQNQDENSKTILNLNEPNNRLIIDSVKGELITYAQENYDADYVAHNIKFDEIGRPNFDLKMKNGMVEHFELGVIGRHNINNAMAAIISTYENGIDLETIKENIKEYSGLKRRMEIIGHVNDATIMTDYGHHPSEIEVTLEALREHTDGKLVCVWQPHTYSRTKTLFNDFLNCFDACDEVIITDIYAAREKFDPTIHSKDVVDALVKKGINAKYIGTFEKARDYIYDIVSDKDLVITTGCGNPDVLAHMIVDDQVKIGA is encoded by the coding sequence ATGTTTGAATTTAATTTAAATGAACATGATTTTAAAAAGGTTCATTTTATTGGAATAGGCGGTATTTCGATGAGCGGTATCGCTTCTTTGTTGTTAAATAAAGGATATGAAGTGTCTGGTTCAGACAGGTCACTTACAGAAATTACTAAACATCTAAAAGATGAAGGAGCAGATATTTTTATTGGTCAAAGTAAGGATAACATAAAAAATCCTGATTTGGTCGTTTATACTGATGCAATTTTAGATGATAATGAAGAAATTATTGCAGCTAGAAAATTAGATATTCCGGTGGTTAGTAGAGGAGTTTTTCTAGGCGCTCTAATGAGAAACTATGAAAATTCAATAGCTGTTTCAGGGTCTCATGGAAAATCCACAGCTACCAGTATGATTTCAAAAATCCTACTAAATTCCAAAGAAGATGCTACTATTCTTCTCGGTGGAGAACTTGAAGAAATGAAGGGTAATGTTCACGTTGGTGAGCAAAAATATCTAGTAACAGAAGCTTGTGAATACAAGGGCAATATTAGATATTATTACCCACAAACTGTTATTGTCTTAAATATCGACGAAGATCATCTAGACTATTATAAAAATTTAGAGGATATAGTTGATACTTTTAAATGTTATTTGCAAAATCAAGACGAAAATTCTAAGACAATTCTAAATTTGAATGAGCCTAACAATAGATTGATAATTGATTCAGTTAAAGGTGAGCTAATAACCTATGCTCAAGAAAATTATGATGCAGATTACGTAGCCCATAACATTAAGTTTGATGAGATTGGTAGACCAAATTTTGATTTAAAGATGAAAAATGGCATGGTTGAACATTTTGAACTTGGAGTTATCGGTAGACATAATATAAATAATGCTATGGCTGCTATTATTTCAACATATGAAAACGGCATAGATCTAGAAACTATAAAAGAAAATATCAAAGAATATTCTGGCCTAAAAAGAAGAATGGAAATAATAGGACACGTTAATGATGCAACTATTATGACTGATTATGGTCACCACCCATCAGAAATAGAAGTAACCTTAGAAGCATTAAGAGAACATACTGACGGTAAGTTAGTTTGTGTGTGGCAACCACATACTTACAGTAGAACTAAAACATTGTTTAACGACTTTTTAAATTGTTTTGACGCTTGTGATGAAGTTATAATTACAGATATCTATGCAGCTAGAGAAAAGTTTGACCCAACAATCCATTCTAAAGATGTAGTTGATGCCTTAGTAAAAAAAGGAATTAACGCTAAATATATTGGAACTTTTGAAAAAGCAAGAGATTATATATACGATATAGTTTCTGATAAGGACTTAGTTATTACTACAGGTTGTGGTAATCCAGATGTCCTTGCTCATATGATTGTAGATGATCAAGTAAAAATTGGCGCATAA
- the rpiB gene encoding ribose 5-phosphate isomerase B: MKYVIGNDHGGLDLVDVVKETLESLGHEVIHVGTTENESVDYPDFANLACQKVLEKEADFAILICGTGIGMSISANKISGIRAAAVSECYSARMSRAHNNANCLCIGARVIGSETAKMIVEEFAKTDFEGGRHQKRVDKIINLESNK; encoded by the coding sequence ATGAAGTATGTAATTGGAAATGATCATGGTGGTCTAGATCTAGTTGATGTAGTAAAAGAAACATTAGAGTCGCTTGGACATGAAGTTATTCACGTGGGAACTACTGAGAATGAAAGTGTTGATTATCCAGATTTTGCAAATCTTGCCTGTCAAAAAGTTCTAGAAAAAGAAGCTGATTTTGCCATATTAATCTGCGGAACAGGTATAGGAATGAGTATATCAGCTAACAAAATATCCGGTATAAGAGCAGCAGCAGTATCTGAATGCTATTCAGCAAGGATGAGTAGGGCCCACAACAATGCAAATTGTTTATGCATTGGAGCTAGAGTTATTGGCAGTGAAACAGCAAAAATGATAGTAGAGGAATTTGCTAAAACAGATTTTGAAGGTGGACGCCACCAAAAAAGGGTTGACAAAATAATTAATTTAGAATCTAATAAATAA
- the deoD gene encoding purine-nucleoside phosphorylase yields MNIPTPHISAKSPDEIASTVLMPGDPLRAKYIAENFLEDVTQFNNTRGMLGFTGYYEGKRVSVMGSGMGIPSSMIYYNELFGGYDVDTIIRIGTAGSMQENIKLHDIVIATSACSESSINDNLFANINFSPTPDFDLMLEAYNKSVDLNYTTHCGQVHSSDQFYNELPEGVFENLKKYGVLCVEMESYGLYMTARKYGKKALGIFTISDSLVENVADSAENREKSYTDMMKLALEIA; encoded by the coding sequence ATGAATATACCTACACCACATATCTCGGCTAAAAGTCCAGATGAAATTGCTAGTACAGTATTAATGCCAGGAGATCCACTCAGGGCAAAATATATTGCAGAAAATTTCTTAGAAGATGTCACTCAATTTAATAATACCCGTGGAATGCTTGGTTTTACTGGATATTATGAAGGAAAGAGAGTTTCTGTAATGGGTTCTGGAATGGGAATCCCATCATCAATGATTTATTACAATGAATTGTTTGGTGGATATGATGTTGACACAATTATAAGGATTGGTACAGCTGGTTCCATGCAAGAAAATATAAAGCTACACGATATAGTAATAGCTACAAGTGCTTGTTCAGAAAGCTCAATAAATGATAATCTATTTGCAAATATAAACTTTTCACCAACCCCAGATTTTGACTTAATGCTAGAAGCTTATAATAAGTCAGTAGATTTAAATTACACAACCCACTGTGGACAGGTTCATAGTTCAGACCAATTCTATAATGAACTACCTGAAGGTGTATTTGAAAATCTAAAAAAATACGGGGTTTTATGCGTTGAAATGGAATCATATGGCCTATATATGACCGCAAGAAAATATGGCAAGAAGGCACTAGGTATATTTACTATTAGTGATTCATTAGTAGAAAATGTTGCAGATAGTGCAGAAAATAGAGAAAAATCATACACAGATATGATGAAGTTAGCATTAGAAATCGCTTAG
- a CDS encoding NAD(P)H-hydrate dehydratase, with amino-acid sequence MIGVDLVDIDKFSSKSNIRKIFTENEISHAESKVNTSESLAGIFAAKEAVIKAFGFNLYYILRKKIEIVYEKSKPIAYINGQKSMADVSISHDGSYAIGVCSTNMHNIHIIDQEVKNILPKRKSDSHKGTYGRIGLLGGSPGMAGSIYMASLATLRSGAGLTYILAPESIADILAIKSNEQIIKQIGCYSFCYDDTVKKQILSASENLDVLAIGPGMGQAQDLHRLIDEIINNINKKFVIDADGINAISKDLNILNANREMILTPHLGEFARLSKLSVDEIKKDKINLAKNFAKTYNVVLVLKSNQTIITDGDKLYINKIGNSGMATAGSGDVLTGIISSLFKRLDAYEAAVLGVYIHSLAGDLAADDLGEESIIASDIINYLPDAFKLLRN; translated from the coding sequence ATGATTGGAGTGGATTTAGTTGATATCGACAAATTTTCGTCGAAAAGCAATATCCGAAAGATTTTTACTGAAAATGAAATTTCTCATGCAGAAAGTAAAGTAAATACAAGTGAATCTTTGGCTGGAATTTTTGCGGCAAAAGAAGCTGTTATTAAGGCATTTGGCTTCAATCTATACTATATTTTAAGAAAGAAAATTGAGATAGTATATGAAAAATCAAAGCCTATTGCCTATATCAACGGACAAAAATCCATGGCAGATGTTTCCATAAGCCATGATGGTTCATATGCCATTGGCGTTTGTTCTACTAACATGCACAATATTCATATAATAGATCAAGAAGTTAAAAATATTTTACCAAAAAGAAAATCTGATAGTCACAAAGGTACATATGGTAGAATTGGATTATTAGGTGGAAGTCCTGGTATGGCAGGATCTATCTACATGGCTAGCCTTGCCACTTTAAGATCGGGTGCAGGTTTAACTTATATTCTTGCCCCAGAATCTATAGCAGACATTCTTGCAATAAAATCCAATGAACAGATAATAAAACAAATAGGCTGCTATAGTTTTTGCTACGACGATACTGTAAAAAAACAGATCTTATCAGCTAGTGAAAATTTGGATGTTCTAGCCATTGGCCCTGGTATGGGTCAAGCTCAGGATTTACATAGATTAATTGATGAAATTATCAATAATATCAATAAGAAATTTGTTATTGATGCTGATGGTATCAATGCCATTAGCAAAGATTTAAATATATTAAACGCAAACAGGGAAATGATACTAACACCACATCTGGGAGAATTTGCCAGACTAAGTAAACTTTCGGTTGATGAAATAAAAAAAGATAAAATAAATCTAGCTAAAAATTTTGCAAAAACTTATAACGTAGTTTTGGTACTAAAAAGTAACCAAACAATTATAACAGATGGTGATAAACTATACATAAATAAAATTGGAAATTCTGGTATGGCAACAGCTGGAAGTGGAGATGTCTTGACAGGAATAATATCTTCACTTTTTAAAAGACTAGATGCCTATGAGGCAGCAGTTTTGGGAGTCTATATCCATTCTTTAGCTGGAGATTTAGCAGCTGACGATCTTGGAGAAGAATCTATTATTGCAAGCGATATTATAAATTATTTACCTGATGCATTTAAATTATTAAGGAATTAG
- the alr gene encoding alanine racemase, with product MESYLNVNLDYIDRNIENIRALKPNKLFCAVLKANAYGLGLVPIAQSIEDKVDYFAVARLEEAICLRKSGIKKPIMLLGYIAYNEVDECIKYDVDIPIYDISYAKKINDNINNKVNVHIAIDSGHGRLGFRENQIDDILALKNLNNLNIIGIFSHYSTADEIDLTFTKLQNERFERILTNTSKYFDFKYIHIENSAGALKIKSQSNMMRVGLALYGLYPSIEMQNNVKLYQSFEFKTHISFVKNIEKGMPISYGRTYITEKNMQIATIPIGYADGFLRAFSNVGEVLIKGKLCRVLGRVCMDQIMVDVTALDVNIDDEVIVYSDIYEEANKINTISYELMTDIGMRIPRVYIKNGKVIDVINYLGEIYEN from the coding sequence ATGGAATCATATCTTAATGTAAATTTAGATTACATTGATAGAAATATAGAAAATATAAGAGCATTAAAACCCAACAAACTATTTTGTGCAGTACTCAAAGCGAATGCATATGGTCTAGGACTTGTTCCTATAGCTCAATCAATTGAAGACAAGGTTGACTATTTTGCAGTGGCAAGATTGGAAGAGGCAATTTGCCTTAGAAAGAGTGGTATAAAAAAACCGATCATGCTTTTAGGTTATATAGCCTACAATGAGGTTGATGAATGCATAAAATATGATGTAGACATCCCAATATATGACATTTCATATGCTAAAAAGATTAATGATAATATCAACAACAAAGTGAATGTACATATAGCTATTGATAGTGGTCACGGGCGATTGGGTTTTAGAGAAAATCAGATTGACGATATTTTAGCTTTGAAAAATCTAAACAACTTAAATATTATAGGCATTTTTAGCCATTATTCGACAGCTGATGAAATAGATCTTACATTTACTAAATTACAAAATGAAAGATTTGAAAGAATCTTAACAAATACCAGTAAATATTTTGATTTTAAGTACATACATATAGAAAATAGTGCTGGAGCTCTAAAGATTAAAAGCCAAAGTAATATGATGAGAGTAGGGTTGGCTTTATATGGCTTATATCCATCTATCGAAATGCAAAATAATGTTAAACTATATCAGTCATTTGAATTCAAAACACATATTTCATTTGTAAAGAATATAGAAAAAGGAATGCCAATTTCATATGGTCGTACATATATAACAGAAAAAAATATGCAAATTGCTACAATTCCTATTGGATATGCTGATGGTTTTTTGAGAGCTTTTTCCAATGTAGGGGAAGTTCTAATAAAGGGAAAGCTTTGCAGAGTTCTAGGTAGAGTATGTATGGACCAAATAATGGTTGATGTTACAGCTCTTGACGTAAATATTGATGATGAGGTTATAGTATATTCTGATATTTATGAAGAAGCTAATAAAATTAATACCATAAGCTATGAATTAATGACAGACATAGGTATGAGAATTCCACGTGTCTACATAAAAAACGGTAAAGTAATAGATGTGATTAATTATTTAGGAGAAATCTATGAAAATTAA
- a CDS encoding type II toxin-antitoxin system PemK/MazF family toxin, with protein sequence MKIKRGDLFYADLSPVVGSEQGGVRPVIVVQNDVGNKYSPTIIVAPITSQLNKAKLPTHVKIKGNEFGLPKNSVALLEQLRTIDKRRLREKIGTFDNNVMVKINEAMAISLDLISDY encoded by the coding sequence ATGAAAATTAAAAGAGGAGATTTATTCTATGCAGATTTATCTCCCGTGGTTGGCAGCGAGCAGGGGGGAGTAAGACCTGTAATTGTCGTACAAAATGATGTCGGCAATAAATATTCGCCAACTATTATAGTGGCTCCAATAACTAGTCAACTAAATAAGGCAAAACTTCCCACTCATGTGAAGATTAAGGGCAATGAATTTGGCCTGCCCAAAAATAGTGTAGCTCTTCTTGAGCAATTAAGAACAATAGATAAGAGAAGGTTACGCGAAAAAATAGGAACATTTGATAACAATGTCATGGTAAAGATAAATGAAGCTATGGCTATATCATTAGATCTAATAAGTGATTATTAA
- a CDS encoding amidase family protein, translating into MNIENLVNKFKSGEISVSQYTKETLDKIKDNKYNAYISYDEEDSIKRAEYLEEKLKNGEELGKLFGLPITIKDNISYKNMKMTCGSKMLEDFTPIYNATVIDNLLDEDAIIIAKTNMDEFAMGASSKTSYFGHVQNNLDTERISGGSSSGSAVSVSSDDVLVSVGTDTGGSVRGPASYTNIIGYKPTYSLMSRYGVVSMSNTLDQVSLFAKNIDDLRTLASVSSSADKNDMTSILEPYDYQKESYDFKGKKIGYISTESNLYHGIDDAVKEDYHNALDRLKELGAELIEIELKYAKFANPVYNIVMSCEVSSNMSRFDGVRFGHQTKDYKDVNELFVKSRSEGLGEEVQRRIALGTMYLSANDGQKVYKKGLQLRTLIKEELEEYFKEVDLIVTPTTTNLPPKICENNDDPLSDFRADGFNVIVNLAGMCGISVPVRDGLSGSIQFIGDRFDDNNIINAAQRFLEEE; encoded by the coding sequence ATGAATATAGAAAATTTAGTAAATAAGTTTAAATCTGGTGAAATTTCAGTAAGCCAATATACAAAAGAAACTTTAGATAAAATTAAAGATAATAAATATAATGCATATATTTCTTATGATGAAGAAGATAGCATAAAAAGAGCTGAGTATTTAGAAGAAAAACTAAAAAACGGTGAAGAACTTGGTAAGCTATTTGGTTTACCAATCACTATTAAAGATAATATTTCCTATAAAAATATGAAAATGACCTGTGGATCTAAAATGCTAGAAGATTTCACACCAATATATAATGCCACAGTCATAGATAATCTTTTGGATGAAGATGCTATCATAATAGCAAAAACTAATATGGATGAATTTGCTATGGGTGCAAGCTCAAAAACATCGTATTTTGGTCATGTACAAAACAATCTAGATACTGAAAGAATATCAGGCGGATCTTCATCAGGATCAGCTGTATCCGTATCAAGTGATGATGTTTTGGTATCAGTTGGAACAGATACAGGTGGATCAGTAAGAGGACCTGCATCATATACAAATATTATCGGATACAAACCAACCTACTCGTTAATGAGTAGATATGGGGTGGTATCCATGTCAAATACTTTAGATCAAGTTTCTCTATTTGCAAAAAACATAGATGATTTAAGGACTCTAGCTAGTGTATCTTCATCTGCTGATAAAAATGATATGACTTCTATACTAGAACCATATGATTACCAAAAAGAAAGCTATGATTTTAAAGGCAAAAAAATTGGATATATCTCTACAGAAAGCAATCTTTACCATGGGATTGATGATGCAGTAAAAGAAGACTACCACAATGCCCTAGATAGACTCAAAGAACTTGGAGCGGAATTAATTGAAATAGAATTAAAATATGCTAAGTTCGCAAATCCTGTTTATAATATTGTAATGAGTTGTGAAGTTTCATCTAATATGAGCAGATTTGACGGGGTTAGATTTGGTCATCAAACTAAGGACTATAAGGATGTAAATGAACTTTTTGTAAAATCAAGATCTGAAGGCTTAGGAGAAGAAGTCCAAAGAAGAATTGCCCTAGGTACTATGTATCTATCTGCCAACGATGGTCAAAAAGTCTATAAAAAAGGTCTACAACTTAGAACATTGATAAAAGAAGAACTTGAAGAGTATTTCAAAGAAGTAGATTTGATAGTCACTCCAACAACAACTAATCTACCACCAAAAATCTGCGAAAATAATGACGATCCACTCAGTGATTTTAGAGCTGATGGTTTTAATGTAATAGTAAACTTAGCTGGAATGTGCGGAATATCAGTACCAGTAAGAGATGGACTTTCTGGATCTATCCAATTTATAGGCGATAGATTTGATGATAATAATATAATCAATGCTGCACAAAGATTTTTAGAGGAGGAATAA
- a CDS encoding amidohydrolase has protein sequence MKTLIKNTSILDMLSPDIINGDIYIEDDKILEVGYLENFKADKVIDGTNFLTMPGFVNCHTHVAMSYFRNYGNDTTLMTWLNDYIFPVEEKLNDEIVYNASILSFAEMIKSGTTSFADMYFFEEATIKALEIGKLRAQISRGLSSPDSGDYRINENINLFKNYDGKDDRIDIALGPHAVYTIDKDYLKKIASIAREYKMPIHIHLSETKFENDQCMKKYGQSPTEVFDECGIFDNRTIAAHGVYLSDDDLKILSEKNVSIVHNPTSNLKLSSGILDVNRLMDAGINVCLGTDSAASNNKQSMLREIEMAALLAKYHSPDALKAFDILKMATVNGGKALGLFDQIASIEKGKKADLILINLDNINHLPNNDILSSVCYSTYEDDIKYVFIDGDLVLDNGNFVYLDEEHIKSKAKSLSKELI, from the coding sequence ATGAAAACACTTATCAAAAATACATCAATCCTAGATATGCTTAGTCCTGATATTATCAATGGAGATATTTATATTGAAGATGATAAAATACTAGAAGTAGGGTATCTTGAGAACTTTAAGGCTGATAAAGTTATTGATGGTACAAACTTTCTAACTATGCCAGGCTTTGTCAACTGCCATACCCATGTTGCCATGAGTTATTTTAGAAATTATGGCAATGATACTACTTTGATGACTTGGCTAAATGATTATATATTTCCCGTTGAAGAGAAGTTAAACGATGAGATTGTTTACAATGCATCTATTTTATCTTTTGCTGAAATGATTAAATCTGGTACAACAAGTTTTGCTGATATGTACTTTTTTGAAGAGGCAACTATCAAAGCCTTGGAAATAGGCAAATTGAGGGCACAAATCTCAAGGGGCCTATCTTCACCAGATTCAGGTGATTATAGAATTAATGAAAATATCAACTTGTTTAAAAATTATGATGGGAAAGATGATAGAATAGATATTGCCCTAGGACCTCATGCTGTATATACAATCGATAAGGATTATTTGAAAAAAATAGCAAGTATTGCGAGAGAATATAAAATGCCTATTCACATCCACTTATCAGAAACTAAATTTGAAAATGACCAGTGCATGAAAAAATATGGTCAAAGTCCAACAGAAGTATTCGATGAATGTGGAATTTTCGATAATAGAACTATAGCAGCACATGGTGTATATCTAAGCGATGATGATCTAAAAATCTTAAGTGAAAAAAATGTTTCTATAGTTCATAATCCTACAAGCAATCTAAAATTATCTTCAGGTATACTAGATGTTAATAGATTGATGGATGCTGGAATAAATGTGTGTTTAGGCACAGATTCAGCAGCAAGTAACAACAAGCAATCAATGCTTAGAGAAATAGAAATGGCTGCTCTTTTAGCAAAATACCATTCTCCAGATGCTTTGAAAGCATTCGATATATTAAAGATGGCTACTGTTAATGGTGGAAAAGCCTTGGGACTTTTTGACCAAATAGCTAGTATAGAAAAAGGTAAGAAGGCTGATTTAATTTTGATTAATCTAGATAATATTAATCACTTACCAAATAATGATATACTTAGCTCCGTTTGCTACTCAACTTATGAAGATGATATCAAGTACGTATTTATTGATGGAGACTTAGTCTTAGATAATGGTAACTTTGTATATCTTGATGAGGAACATATTAAATCAAAAGCAAAGAGTTTATCTAAGGAATTAATATGA
- the gatB gene encoding Asp-tRNA(Asn)/Glu-tRNA(Gln) amidotransferase subunit GatB, whose protein sequence is MTTKTIIGLEIHVELATNTKMFCSCKNEFGAVPNTHVCPVCLGHPGALPVVNKKAVELAITAGLAFNCDIAKDQKMDRKKYFYPDLTKGYQITQFDKPFATNGYIELKNGKKIGLIEIHMEEDTGKSNHDEENRALMDYNRAGVPLIEIVTKPDINSPDEAREFVETLASTLKFLEISDCIMAQGSMRVDVNINMVDEETGKKTAISEIKNMNSIKAIENALAFEEERHRELLANGESGIKETRRWDDEKLQTIHMRDKLLGNDYRFSVDGDIPEIKLEDIFIDNLKNNLPELPSKKEKKYTEEYSLSEYDANLLANDRNLANLFEETNEIVKDPKVVANWILTELSRRLNESEISADQMNLSIENFAKLINLAKDNKVNNNVAKKLLREIFESNEDPEKLAEDRNLLQISDSNFLEEVVDEVLAENPESIEDIKNGKDRAFGFLVGQAMKKTKGKGNPVEINALLKEKIGE, encoded by the coding sequence ATGACTACAAAAACAATAATAGGACTAGAAATCCACGTAGAATTAGCTACAAATACAAAAATGTTTTGCTCCTGTAAAAATGAATTTGGAGCAGTACCAAATACTCATGTATGCCCAGTATGCCTAGGTCATCCAGGGGCTCTTCCAGTTGTCAATAAAAAAGCAGTTGAACTTGCTATAACAGCTGGTCTTGCTTTTAATTGTGATATAGCCAAAGATCAAAAAATGGATAGAAAAAAATATTTCTATCCAGACTTAACAAAGGGATATCAAATAACACAATTTGACAAGCCATTTGCTACAAATGGTTATATAGAGCTTAAAAATGGTAAAAAAATCGGTCTTATAGAAATCCATATGGAAGAAGATACCGGTAAGTCTAATCACGATGAGGAAAATAGAGCTCTTATGGATTATAACAGAGCTGGTGTGCCATTGATTGAAATAGTAACAAAACCAGACATAAATTCACCAGATGAAGCTCGTGAATTCGTAGAGACCCTAGCCTCAACTTTGAAATTTTTAGAAATATCCGACTGTATCATGGCTCAAGGTTCTATGCGTGTAGACGTTAATATCAATATGGTTGATGAAGAAACTGGCAAAAAGACAGCTATTTCTGAAATCAAGAATATGAACTCTATTAAGGCTATAGAAAACGCACTAGCTTTTGAAGAAGAACGTCATAGAGAGCTTCTAGCAAATGGGGAAAGTGGAATAAAGGAAACTAGACGTTGGGATGATGAAAAGCTTCAAACCATCCATATGCGTGATAAGCTTCTTGGAAATGATTATAGATTCTCTGTAGATGGGGACATACCTGAAATAAAACTTGAAGACATTTTCATAGACAATCTTAAAAATAATCTACCAGAGCTTCCTAGCAAAAAAGAAAAAAAATACACAGAGGAATATTCCCTAAGTGAATATGATGCTAATCTTTTAGCAAATGATAGAAACCTTGCTAATTTATTTGAAGAAACTAATGAAATTGTAAAAGATCCAAAGGTTGTTGCAAACTGGATACTTACAGAATTATCAAGAAGACTCAATGAAAGTGAGATTTCAGCTGATCAAATGAATCTATCTATTGAAAACTTTGCCAAACTAATAAACCTTGCTAAGGATAATAAAGTTAATAATAACGTAGCAAAGAAACTTTTAAGAGAAATCTTTGAATCAAATGAAGATCCAGAAAAATTAGCTGAGGATAGAAATTTACTACAAATATCTGATAGCAATTTCCTAGAAGAAGTGGTAGATGAAGTCTTAGCAGAAAATCCAGAATCTATCGAGGATATCAAAAATGGTAAAGATAGAGCTTTTGGTTTCTTAGTAGGTCAAGCTATGAAGAAGACTAAGGGTAAGGGAAATCCTGTTGAAATAAATGCATTACTTAAGGAAAAAATAGGAGAATAG